In one window of Acipenser ruthenus chromosome 34, fAciRut3.2 maternal haplotype, whole genome shotgun sequence DNA:
- the LOC117402043 gene encoding protein GPR108-like isoform X2, translating into MARNRGLLWGCQHAFVLFVLVGCCSARIHRLKLKNERRSIIHLNSFGFYANGTLDVNVKSLTLTGETMDFEQQPIGFSLSKSRVGGMMSYAAEESDACVLTKPTGSEPLVLFLIHFKDSSVQVKRYGDQKNIITGQAKTLDLKGNRVKRVDKPKQPAVNASQPIQVANKDEGDKTKADENTPRVEKGGSRDGDLILVLQKTNSSYNFSFQIKIVSQSEEGMYNLNFHRCFSKLWDKENSFSIDIEITERNPGGFLSAAEMPLPLLYISMSGFFFAAALLWVHVLVKHRFNVFKIHWLMAALAFTKSISLIFHSINFHFINTEGHPIEGWAVMYYITHLLKGALLFITLALIGTGWAFVKYILSDKEKKIFMIVIPLQVLANVAYIILESTEEGTSDYDLWKEILFLVDLICCGAILFPVVWSIRHLQEASSTDGKAVMNLAKLKLFRHYYVMIVCYIYFTRIIAILLKVTVPFQWQWFYELLVEVSTLVFFVLTGYKFRPASNNPYLQLPLDEEDVEMDEVVTESGVLEGISNVKKTSNGRERLRD; encoded by the exons ATGGCAAGGAACCGTGGTCTGCTTTGGGGGTGCCAACACGCCTTTGTTTTGTTCGTTTTGGTCGGCTGCTGTAGTGCGAGGATACATAGATTAAAGTTGAAG aacgaGAGGCGGTCCATTATCCACCTCAATTCGTTTGGATTTTACGCCAATGGAACTCTGGATGTGAACGTGAAGAGTCTTACCCTGACGGGTGAAACCATGGATTTCGAACAACAGCCT ATTGGATTCAGCCTATCAAAATCCCGTGTTGGTGGAATGATGTCTTACGCA GCTGAGGAGTCTGACGCGTGTGTCCTGACCAAACCGACTGGCAGTGAGCCTCTCGTCCTGTTTCTCATTCACTTTAAAGACAGCAG TGTTCAAGTCAAGAGGTATGGTGACCAGAAGAACATCATAACTGGTCAAGCGAAAACACTGGATTTGAAAG GTAACAGAGTTAAAAGAGTCGACAAACCCAAACAGCCTGCTGTCAATGCTTCTCAACCCATACAGGTTGCAAACAAAGATGAAGGAGATAAGACAAAGGCAGATGAAAACACTCCCAGG GTTGAAAAAGGAGGGAGTCGGGATGGAGATCTGATATTGGTCCTGCAGAAAACTAACAGCTCTTACAACTTCAGT TTCCAAATTAAGATCGTCTCCCAGTCCGAGGAGGGAATGTATAACCTGAACTTCCACCGCTGTTTCAGCAAGCTGTGGGACAAGGAAAACTCCTTCAGCATTGAC ATTGAGATCACAGAGAGGAATCCTGGAGGCTTTCTCTCAGCAGCTGAGATGCCCCTGCCTTTGCTGTACATCTCCATGTCTGGATTTTTCTTCGCTGCAGCTCTGCTCTGGGTGCACGTTCTTGTCAAACACAG GTTCAACGTGTTTAAAATTCACTGGCTCATGGCGGCTCTGGCATTCACCAAATCCATTTCCCTGATCTTCCACAGT ATAAATTTCCATTTCATTAACACTGAAGGACATCCCATTGAAGGCTGGGCAGTGATGTACTATATCACCCACCT GTTGAAAGGAGCCCTGTTGTTTATCACCTTGGCCCTTATTGGAACGGGCTGGGCTTTTGTTAAATACATCCTGTCTGACAAGGAAAAGAAGATATTCATGATAGTCATCCCTCTGCAG GTGCTGGCCAACGTTGCCTACATCATCCTGGAATCCACAGAGGAGGGGACCAGCGATTATGACCTGTGGAAGGAGATTCTCTTCCTGGTTGATCTGATCTGCTGTGGAGCAATCCTTTTCCCTGTGGTCTG GTCGATACGGCACTTACAGGAGGCTTCCAGTACAGATGGCAAAG cTGTCATGAACCTGGCGAAATTGAAACTCTTCAGACATTACTATGTCATG ATTGTGTGCTATATCTACTTCACCCGCATCATTGCTATTCTTCTCAAAGTGACCGTGCCTTTCCAGTGGCAGTGGTTCTATGAG cTGCTGGTGGAAGTGTCCACACTGGTCTTCTTTGTCCTGACTGGGTATAAGTTCCGGCCAGCCTCCAATAACCCCTACCTGCAGCTGCCCTTAGACGAGGAGGATGTGGAGATGGATGAAGT ggtcaCCGAGTCTGGCGTACTGGAAGGAATATCAAATGTGAAGAAAACCTCTAACGGGAGAGAGAGGCTGAGAGATTAA
- the LOC117402043 gene encoding protein GPR108-like isoform X1 translates to MARNRGLLWGCQHAFVLFVLVGCCSARIHRLKLKNERRSIIHLNSFGFYANGTLDVNVKSLTLTGETMDFEQQPIGFSLSKSRVGGMMSYAAEESDACVLTKPTGSEPLVLFLIHFKDSSVQVKRYGDQKNIITGQAKTLDLKDATGNRVKRVDKPKQPAVNASQPIQVANKDEGDKTKADENTPRVEKGGSRDGDLILVLQKTNSSYNFSFQIKIVSQSEEGMYNLNFHRCFSKLWDKENSFSIDIEITERNPGGFLSAAEMPLPLLYISMSGFFFAAALLWVHVLVKHRFNVFKIHWLMAALAFTKSISLIFHSINFHFINTEGHPIEGWAVMYYITHLLKGALLFITLALIGTGWAFVKYILSDKEKKIFMIVIPLQVLANVAYIILESTEEGTSDYDLWKEILFLVDLICCGAILFPVVWSIRHLQEASSTDGKAVMNLAKLKLFRHYYVMIVCYIYFTRIIAILLKVTVPFQWQWFYELLVEVSTLVFFVLTGYKFRPASNNPYLQLPLDEEDVEMDEVVTESGVLEGISNVKKTSNGRERLRD, encoded by the exons ATGGCAAGGAACCGTGGTCTGCTTTGGGGGTGCCAACACGCCTTTGTTTTGTTCGTTTTGGTCGGCTGCTGTAGTGCGAGGATACATAGATTAAAGTTGAAG aacgaGAGGCGGTCCATTATCCACCTCAATTCGTTTGGATTTTACGCCAATGGAACTCTGGATGTGAACGTGAAGAGTCTTACCCTGACGGGTGAAACCATGGATTTCGAACAACAGCCT ATTGGATTCAGCCTATCAAAATCCCGTGTTGGTGGAATGATGTCTTACGCA GCTGAGGAGTCTGACGCGTGTGTCCTGACCAAACCGACTGGCAGTGAGCCTCTCGTCCTGTTTCTCATTCACTTTAAAGACAGCAG TGTTCAAGTCAAGAGGTATGGTGACCAGAAGAACATCATAACTGGTCAAGCGAAAACACTGGATTTGAAAGATGCCACGG GTAACAGAGTTAAAAGAGTCGACAAACCCAAACAGCCTGCTGTCAATGCTTCTCAACCCATACAGGTTGCAAACAAAGATGAAGGAGATAAGACAAAGGCAGATGAAAACACTCCCAGG GTTGAAAAAGGAGGGAGTCGGGATGGAGATCTGATATTGGTCCTGCAGAAAACTAACAGCTCTTACAACTTCAGT TTCCAAATTAAGATCGTCTCCCAGTCCGAGGAGGGAATGTATAACCTGAACTTCCACCGCTGTTTCAGCAAGCTGTGGGACAAGGAAAACTCCTTCAGCATTGAC ATTGAGATCACAGAGAGGAATCCTGGAGGCTTTCTCTCAGCAGCTGAGATGCCCCTGCCTTTGCTGTACATCTCCATGTCTGGATTTTTCTTCGCTGCAGCTCTGCTCTGGGTGCACGTTCTTGTCAAACACAG GTTCAACGTGTTTAAAATTCACTGGCTCATGGCGGCTCTGGCATTCACCAAATCCATTTCCCTGATCTTCCACAGT ATAAATTTCCATTTCATTAACACTGAAGGACATCCCATTGAAGGCTGGGCAGTGATGTACTATATCACCCACCT GTTGAAAGGAGCCCTGTTGTTTATCACCTTGGCCCTTATTGGAACGGGCTGGGCTTTTGTTAAATACATCCTGTCTGACAAGGAAAAGAAGATATTCATGATAGTCATCCCTCTGCAG GTGCTGGCCAACGTTGCCTACATCATCCTGGAATCCACAGAGGAGGGGACCAGCGATTATGACCTGTGGAAGGAGATTCTCTTCCTGGTTGATCTGATCTGCTGTGGAGCAATCCTTTTCCCTGTGGTCTG GTCGATACGGCACTTACAGGAGGCTTCCAGTACAGATGGCAAAG cTGTCATGAACCTGGCGAAATTGAAACTCTTCAGACATTACTATGTCATG ATTGTGTGCTATATCTACTTCACCCGCATCATTGCTATTCTTCTCAAAGTGACCGTGCCTTTCCAGTGGCAGTGGTTCTATGAG cTGCTGGTGGAAGTGTCCACACTGGTCTTCTTTGTCCTGACTGGGTATAAGTTCCGGCCAGCCTCCAATAACCCCTACCTGCAGCTGCCCTTAGACGAGGAGGATGTGGAGATGGATGAAGT ggtcaCCGAGTCTGGCGTACTGGAAGGAATATCAAATGTGAAGAAAACCTCTAACGGGAGAGAGAGGCTGAGAGATTAA